One stretch of Toxoplasma gondii ME49 chromosome XI, whole genome shotgun sequence DNA includes these proteins:
- a CDS encoding hypothetical protein (encoded by transcript TGME49_216420): MKGFTESQTPQAARVLVVTDTLSQIHIVRIFKLASAEDRRFGFHESEFGLGEKSRLGVRVQQRPFRLRNGEVSVKAVEATRGANLARAKRKYKQKKRRKRLGPAGDRAGAVAAISAKTLKGEGERRVAPAWVHGNLPSGSKLQLFSSQKTSPY; encoded by the coding sequence ATGAAGGGCTTCACAGAGTCTCAGACGCCGCAAGCTGCGCGTGTCCTGGTTGTAACCGACACACTGTCGCAGATTCACATAGTGAGAATCTTCAAGCTAGCTTCCGCAGAAGACCGGAGATTTGGTTTCCACGAATCTGAATTTGGCCTTGGGGAAAAAAGCAGACTGGGAGTTCGCGTGCAGCAGCGACCTTTCCGTCTCCGAAACGGCGAGGTGAGTGTCAAGGCTGTCGAGGCGACGCGCGGCGCGAATCTAGCGCGAGCAAAGAGGAAATacaaacagaagaaacgcagaaaacgacttGGACCGGCAGGCGACAGGGCCGGAGCTGTCGCCGCCATTTCTGCAAAGACGCTCAAGGGCGAAGGTGAGAGGCGGGTTGCTCCCGCCTGGGTGCATGGAAATCTGCCAAGTGGGTCGAAGCTGCAGTTGTTTTCAAGCCAGAAAACCTCTCCATATTGA
- a CDS encoding hypothetical protein (encoded by transcript TGME49_216415), producing the protein MRHETLEGKTSQVDGGHPNDINGVSDFRGRQRSAAESLLHECVIRFCPPKFGPVGQEDRLHIFSSDGTEPRARKQYTRFCRKHARARAGGRCWSHRLVPQSHRTRWSVREKIPFSFRLTGRYVNGNLREYGTEDWEPESWPLSRIQLEAERPRLQKHRYKVYKL; encoded by the exons ATGCGACACGAGACGCTAGAAGGGAAGACAAGCCAGGTAGACGGAG GACACCCGAACGATATCAACGGCGTCTCGGATTTTCGAGGGCGGCAAAGAAGCGCAGCGGAGAGCTTGCTTCATGAATGTGTCATCCGTTTTTGTCCACCAAAGTTCGGACCAGTGGGACAGGAAGATCGGCTACACATCTTTTCAAGCGACGGAACGGAGCCGCGGGCACGTAAACAGTACACGCGGTTCTGTAGAAAACACGCGAGAGCACGCGCGGGTGGCCGATGCTGGTCGCACAGGCTAGTGCCTCAGAGCCATCGAACGCGATGGTCGGTACGAGAAAAAATTccattttcttttcgtcttaCAGGACGTTATGTCAATGGAAACTTACGCGAGTATGGAACGGAGGATTGGGAACCAGAGTCTTGGCCCCTATCTAG AATTCAGCTAGAAGCAGAACGACCCCGCCTCCAGAAACACCGTTATAAGGTGTACAAACTGTGA
- a CDS encoding hypothetical protein (encoded by transcript TGME49_216410) — METLDEEKAEALLREIVTLETYGSLSRKVARYELEKRMGLKEDDLKPFKDQISVILEKIVDDITADQENDESGKSDESDADKAESREPDSKKQKTGNNVNAPKNLKKLQASLMSKNEFLDKAPVLASRIGDELVFDMKPRTFSSGSCGWFYGSKVAIKVGKQEVWCQLGVNCTVLGSKEWDESRKRKK; from the exons ATGGAGACTCtggacgaagaaaaagccgAGGCGCTCCTCAG GGAAATCGTCACCCTGGAGACCTACGGCTCGCTCAGTCGAAAGGTTGCACGGTAtgagctggagaagaggatgGGTTTGAAGGAGGATGATTTAAAACCTTTCAAGGATCAGATCAGCGTTATCCTGGAAAAAATTGTCGACGATATCACTGCAGAccaagaaaacgacgaaagtGGCAAATCG GATGAATCGGATGCCGACAAAGCGGAGAGCAGGGAACCTGATAGCAAGAAGCAAAAGACAGGAAATAACGTAAACGCCCCCAAGAACCTGAAGAAGTTACAGG CGTCACTGATGTCAAAAAATGAGTTTCTCGACAAAGCGCCAGTTCTGGCTTCTCGTATCGGTGACGAACTAGTGTTCGATATGAAACCGCGGACATTCAGCAGCGGTTCTTGCGGCTG GTTCTATGGATCCAAGGTGGCGATCAAAGTTGGCAAGCAAgaagtctggtgccagctCGGGGTCAACTGCACAG TTCTTGGGAGCAAGGAGTGGGACGAGAgtcgaaaaaggaagaaatga
- a CDS encoding meiotic recombination protein DMC1 family protein (encoded by transcript TGME49_216400) — translation MAALTESKSARKHISSTPHLDVSADDANDTFQSIDKLQAAGINAADINKLKQAGYCTVLSIVQTTKKELCLVKGISEAKVEKIVEAAAKLGMCNAFITGVELVQKRGRVIKITTGSDQLDQLLGGGFETMSITELFGENRCGKTQLCHTVCVTAQLPRDMKGGCGKVCYIDTEGTFRPEKIQGIAERFGLDGDGVLDNIMYARAFTTEHMHQLLTLAAAKMCEERFSVLIVDSIIALFRVDFSGRGELADRQQKLNRMLSIMMKLAEQYNLAVMLTNQVMSDPGGGLTFTANPTKPVGGHVLGHASTTRLSMRKGKGDQRIVKVYDAPNLPESECIIQLSSRGIIDVIE, via the exons ATGGCGGCACTGACTGAGAGCAAATCGGCACGAAAACATATTTCATCCACCCCTCATCTCGATGTTTCTGCGGACGATGCGAACGATACGTTCCAAAGCATC GATAAGCTTCAAGCAGCAGGCATTAACGCTGCTGACATCAACAAACTGAAGCAAGCCGGCTACTGCACCGTTCTGTCTATTGTTCAGACGACT aagaaggaactaTGCCTTGTAAAGGGAATTTCAGAAGCCAAAGTCGAGAAGATCGTTGAAGCAGCTGCTAAATTGGGCATGTGCAATGCTTTCATCACGGGTGTTGAGTTGGTCCAAAAACGAGGGCGAGTCATCAAGATAACCACTG GGTCTGACCAGCTCGATCAGCTTCTTGGAGGTGGTTTCGAGACTATGTCAATCACTGAATTATTTGGGGAAAACCGATGTGGCAAAACGCAACTATGCCATACGGTCTGTGTCACCGCGCAACTACCTCGTGACATGAAGGGAGGATGTGGCAAG GTCTGTTACATAGATACGGAAGGAACGTTCCGACCAGAGAAAATCCAGGGGATTGCCGAGCGTTTTGGATTGGATGGAGATGGGGTGCTTGACAATATCATGTACGCACGGGCTTTCACCACTGAGCACATGCATCAGCTCCTTACCCTCGCTGCCGCAAAG ATGTGCGAGGAACGATTTT CTGTTCTCATCGTGGACTCGATCATTGCCCTTTTCCGAGTGGATTTCTCTGGAAGGGGAGAACTAGCAGACAGACAACAGAAGCTCAACAGGATGCTTAGCATCATGATGAAGTTGGCTGAGCAGTATAACCTGGCAGTAATGCTAACGAATCAAGTCAT GTCCGATCCAGGAGGAGGATTAACTTTCACTGCGAACCCCACAAAACCGG TGGGCGGTCACGTTCTCGGCCATGCGTCAACGACACGCCTTTCCATGCGCAAGGGCAAAGGTGATCAACGCATTGTAAAAGTGTACGATGCACCTAATTTGCCGGAATCTGAGTGTATCATTCAGTT GTCCTCCAGAGGAATAATTGATGTCATTGAGTGA